One segment of Mugil cephalus isolate CIBA_MC_2020 chromosome 14, CIBA_Mcephalus_1.1, whole genome shotgun sequence DNA contains the following:
- the LOC125019686 gene encoding uncharacterized protein LOC125019686 isoform X3 — translation MEINTLGKFDKTPFTLRKRRLSGPDRTTHGGHPDVFLSMMDDKDKDGKSLMCTATGFNTEDIVLNIKKNHCVLTKEDGVKTSGVRQHPDDTFWREEFGKCLKSDVSQYSCEVIHAESAFRLEKLWDPDLGAKGRIISSKFIDTNKPDVKMFAENSEVQTNIILTCLVSGFYPNNITLNMKRNGRILTREDGVKSSGVCSNRNDTFQRRDSVEIKKSDTSDFCCEVIHAASGSRVEKFWDHQLPAPPSGPGGLSSAVIDGGVGGVLFLVLVVVLLFLWNLGILGRPNRAANNPPGNYYQAPTIVVEDPPSVNGNATTNAEAQSLLDGNVPV, via the exons GTCATCCTGATGTGTTTCTGTCAATGATGgacgacaaagacaaagacgggAAGAGTCTGATGTGCACAGCGACAGGCTTCAACACAGAAGACATCGTCCTGAACATCAAGAAGAACCACTGTGTTCTGACTAAAGAGGACGGAGTGAAGACGTCAGGAGTTCGTCAACATCCAGACGACACTTTCTGGAGAGAAGAGTTTGGGAAGTGTTTAAAGTCTGACGTGTCTCagtacagctgtgaagtcattcatgctGAATCCGCCTTTCGTCTTGAGAAGCTTTGGG atcCTGACCTTGGTGCTAAAGGACGGATCATTTCATCTAAGTTCATAGACACAA ataAACCTGATGTGAAGATGTTTGCAGAGAACTCTGAAGTTCAGACCAACATCATTTTGACGTGTCTGGTCTCAGGCTTCTACCCAAACAACATCACTCTGAATATGAAGAGGAACGGCCGTattctaaccagagaggacggagtgaaGAGTTCAGGAGTTTGTTCAAATAGAAACGACACCTTCCAGAGAAGAGACTCTGTGGAGATTAAAAAATCAGACACGTCTGATTTCtgctgtgaagtcattcatgctGCATCCGGTTCACGAGTTGAGAAGTTTTGGG atcatcagcttcctgctcctccttctggCCCTGGTGGACTCAGCAGTGCTGTCATCGATGGTGGAGTGGGAGGAGTCCTGTTCCTGGTCCTGGTTgtggtgctgttgtttttgtggaatCTAGGCATCCTTG gacGTCCCAACAGAGCTGCTAATAATCCTCCAGGAAACTACTACCAAG CTCCTACAATTGTGGTTGAAGATCCTCCAtcag TCAATGGCAACGCAACCACCAACGCTGAGGCTCAGAGTCTCCTGGATGGAAATGTCCCAGTGTAA
- the LOC125019726 gene encoding uncharacterized protein LOC125019726, producing MFSFNMLLLVFVVLLGTVVTVNIDKPDVKMHNTDLGNNTMLTCRAKGFITSDIILNIKKNHCVLTKEDGVNTTGVHPDKDTYWGEFQTYRRRDHVIVPQSEVSHYSCEVSHDLSRFRVEKVWVPDSVGGGRIISSKFIDTTPPEVKMLSENYEDGNYIILVCLVSGFYPNNITLNMKRNGHILTRVDGVKSSGVCSNKEDTFQITDSLTIKNADKSNYSCEVIHDASRSGVEMFWNHQLLASPSDPGPGSDGDAGSIIGVVASILVLILVIVLRIRGLFGCLNRAQRIYTPAPTMVVVVARPGHDYNHDGRNLLDGNAME from the exons atgttttcattcaacatgttgctgctggtgtttgtagttCTTCTGGGGACAGTAGTGACGGTAAACATCG ataAACCTGATGTGAAGATGCATAACACCGATCTAGGCAATAACACGATGTTAACGTGCAGAGCCAAAGGCTTCATCACATCAGACATCATCctgaacatcaagaagaatCACTGTGTTCTGACTAAAGAGGACGGGGTGAATACTACAGGAGTTCACCCAGATAAAGACACCTACTGGGGAGAATTTCAAACCTACCGGAGAAGAGACCATGTGATCGTTCCTCAGTCTGAAGTGTCtcattacagctgtgaagtcagtCATGATCTATCCAGGTTTCGTGTTGAGAAGGTTTGGG ttcCTGACTCTGTTGGAGGAGGACGGATCATTTCATCTAAGTTCATAGACACAA ctcctcctgaggTGAAGATGTTATCAGAGAACTATGAAGATGGGAACTACATCATTTTGGTGTGTTTGGTCTCAGGCTTCTACCCAAACAACATCACTCTGAATATGAAGAGGAACGGCCATATTCTAACCAGAGTGGACGGAGTGAAGAGTTCAGGAGTTTGTTCAAACAAAGAAGACACCTTCCAGATTACAGACTCTTTAAcgattaaaaatgcagacaagtctaattacagctgtgaagtcattcatgaTGCATCTCGTTCAGGAGTTGAGATGTTTTGGA ATCATCAGCTTCTTGCTTCTCCTTCTGACCCTGGTCCTGGCTCTGATGGAGATGCAGGTTCCATCATTGGTGTAGTGGCATCAATCCTGGTCCTGATTCTAGTGATCGTTTTGAGGATCCGAGGCCTCTTTG GATGTCTAAACAGAGCCCAACGGATCTACACCCCAG CTCCTACAATGGTGGTTGTAGTTGCTCGAccag GCCATGACTACAACCATGATGGTAGGAATCTCCTGGATGGAAATGCCATGGAATGA
- the LOC125019708 gene encoding major histocompatibility complex class I-related gene protein-like: MSLKTPNPCHLTYNMMERLFLLLLFCHGASSMTHSLSVYFTGSLGDRNLPEFVGVAMVDGVGVLYCDSNIQRAEPRQNWMTKLMEDDPAQIDWYNNECRESHSFFHNITEDLTLNFNQTEGVHTMQRMFECEWDEETSEIRGFYQFGYNGEDFIMFDLYSKTWIAVRAEAVITKHKWESNRAGLSHTVNHLTQLCPERLKKYLNYGRSFLMRKDVASVSLLQKTPSSPVSCHATGFYPDRAMMFWRKDGEEIHEGVEQGEILPNHDGSFQLNVDLDFSSVSDWGKYECVFQLSGVKDIITKLYETQIRTNTVPGYPRGLLIVRGVGLLLLVVVAISGLIIWRNKINDQKAPPDSEEALSL; encoded by the exons ATGTCTCTTAAGACTCCAAATCCATGTCATCTCACCTACAACATGATGGAACGTCTATTCTTGTTGCTCCTCTTCTGTCATGGTGCATCTTCAA TGACTCACAGTCTGAGTGTTTACTTCACTGGATCGCTGGGAGACAGAAACCTGCCAGAGTTTGTTGGTGTTGCAATGGTTGATGGAGTTGGAGTTCTTTACTGTGACAGCAACATCCAAAGAGCAGAACCCAGACAGAACTGGATGACAAAGCTGATGGAAGACGACCCAGCACAGATAGACTGGTACAACAATGAGTGTCGGGAAAGTCACAGTTTCTTCCATAACATCACGGAGGATCTGACGTTAAACTTTAACCAGACAGAAG gtgtccACACTATGCAGAGAATGTTTGAATGTGAATGGGACGAGGAGACTTCAGAGATTCGTGGTTTTTATCAGTTTGGCTACAATGGAGAAGACTTCATAATGTTTGATTTGTACTCAAAGACGTGGATCGCTGTGAGAGCTGAGGCTGTCATCACCAAACATAAGTGGGAATCAAACAGAGCTGGATTATCTCACACTGTCAATCATCTCACTCAGCTTTGTCCCGAGAGGCTGAAGAAGTATTTGAACTACGGGAGGAGCTTTTTAATGAGGAAAG ACGTcgcctcagtgtctctcctccagaagactccctcctctccagtcagctgccacgctacaggtttctaccctgacagagccatgatgttctggaggaaagatggagaggagattcatgaaggagtggaacaaggagagatcctccccaaccatgatggatccttccagctgaatgttgacctggactTTTCATCAGTCTCAGACTGGGGGaagtatgagtgtgtgtttcagctctcTGGTGTGAAggacatcatcaccaaactgtatgaaacacagatcagaaccaacacAG TTCCAGGTTACCCTCGTGGTCTTTTAATAGTCAGAGGTGTTGGACTGCTGCTCCTGGTGGTGGTCGCCATCAGTGGACTCATCATCTGGAGGAACAAAATAAACG accaaaaggctccacctg ATAGTGAAGAAGCTCTGAGTCTCTGA
- the LOC125019686 gene encoding uncharacterized protein LOC125019686 isoform X4, with protein sequence MKKALFFLVSGFVLAGNSAQPRVEMHSGNFNGTEISDHRELVCRVTGFNTSDIILNIKKNHCVLTEENKGETSGLKPDNGTFWREDHLIVLKSEVFNYSCEVSHAASRFRVEKGWDPDLGAKGRIISSKFIDTNKPDVKMFAENSEVQTNIILTCLVSGFYPNNITLNMKRNGRILTREDGVKSSGVCSNRNDTFQRRDSVEIKKSDTSDFCCEVIHAASGSRVEKFWDHQLPAPPSGPGGLSSAVIDGGVGGVLFLVLVVVLLFLWNLGILGRPNRAANNPPGNYYQAPTIVVEDPPSVNGNATTNAEAQSLLDGNVPV encoded by the exons ATGAAAAAAGCTCTGTTCTTTTTAGTTTCCGGCTTTGTGCTGGCGGGAAACAGCG ctcaGCCTCGGGTGGAGATGCATTCAGGTAACTTCAATGGTACAGAGATTAGTGATCACAGGGAGTTGGTGTGTAGAGTCACAGGCTTCAACACATCAGACATCATCctgaacatcaagaagaatCACTGTGTTCTGACTGAAGAGAACAAAGGGGAGACTTCAGGACTTAAACCAGACAATGGCACCTTCTGGAGAGAAGACCATTTGATCGTTTTAAAGTCTGAAGTGTTTAactacagctgtgaagtcagtCATGCTGCATCTCGTTTCCGTGTTGAGAAGGGTTGGG atcCTGACCTTGGTGCTAAAGGACGGATCATTTCATCTAAGTTCATAGACACAA ataAACCTGATGTGAAGATGTTTGCAGAGAACTCTGAAGTTCAGACCAACATCATTTTGACGTGTCTGGTCTCAGGCTTCTACCCAAACAACATCACTCTGAATATGAAGAGGAACGGCCGTattctaaccagagaggacggagtgaaGAGTTCAGGAGTTTGTTCAAATAGAAACGACACCTTCCAGAGAAGAGACTCTGTGGAGATTAAAAAATCAGACACGTCTGATTTCtgctgtgaagtcattcatgctGCATCCGGTTCACGAGTTGAGAAGTTTTGGG atcatcagcttcctgctcctccttctggCCCTGGTGGACTCAGCAGTGCTGTCATCGATGGTGGAGTGGGAGGAGTCCTGTTCCTGGTCCTGGTTgtggtgctgttgtttttgtggaatCTAGGCATCCTTG gacGTCCCAACAGAGCTGCTAATAATCCTCCAGGAAACTACTACCAAG CTCCTACAATTGTGGTTGAAGATCCTCCAtcag TCAATGGCAACGCAACCACCAACGCTGAGGCTCAGAGTCTCCTGGATGGAAATGTCCCAGTGTAA